The following DNA comes from Moritella sp. 24.
TGACTCAAGATGGCGTTGATGAAATCTGGCAATCGATTGAAGAAATTTATAAAACAGCGACACACCCCGCTATCTCGCTTTGTTTTCGCCGTCAGGGCAAGATTATTCTAAGCCGTTCAATTGGCTATGCGACCGGGCATAAGCCAAATAATAAAGCAGAAATAAATGCACGACTTATGCAGCCTGAAACGCCTATTTGTTATTTTTCAGGGTCTAAAGCTGTTACCGCCTTTCTCATTCATTTATTAAATGAAGACAAGCTTATCGATTTACACGATCCAGTTAGTTTTCATCTACCTGAGTTTGGTCAGAACGGTAAAGAAGATATCAGTATTCATCAGGTACTATCACACCGCAGTGGTATATCTGTCATGCCTAAAACCTTGGATATGAGTGCAATCGCAGACAAAGATGAAATTTGGCGACAGCTATGTGCCAAAAAAGTACCTGCGACGCAAACAGGTAGCCTTGCCTATCATGCCCTCAGTGGCGGGTATGTTTTAGAACGTATCATTAATAAAGTAACGGGCTTGAGCATACAAGAATTTCTTGATGTCAGAGTTCGCCAACCGATGAACATGAAATACTTTAGTTATGGATTAAATGAGACTCAAGCTGCTGACTTAGCAGATAACTATGCGACGGGTATAAAAGCGATGTACCCTGTTTCATACTTTATCAAACGCGCATTGGGTGATTCATTTGAACGTGTTGCTGAAGTCAGTAATACCCCCATATTTCAACAAGCCGTTATACCGTCAGCAAACTTGATGGGTACCGCAGAAGAAATGGGGCGTTTCTATCAAATGTTACTGAATAATGGCGTCTGGGAAGGTAAACAAATCTGCCAGCCAATGACAATAAGACGCATGATTCGTGAATATGGTTCATTAGAGTTTGATCGCACCTTAATGATCCCAATGCGTTATAGTGCGGGACTCATGCTAGGCGCGAATCCGGTAGGAATATGGGGCAGAAATAGTGGCCAGGCATTTGGTCATCTTGGCTTAATTAATAAATTGCTGTGGGCTGATCCAGACCGTGATATTTCGGTATCATTACTCAATACTGGTTTACCCCTTGTGGCAAATAATATCCCGTCTCTGGTCAACTTCATGGCGAGTATTAATAAACACTGCTCACGTTAAATAAGCAGTGTGCATTGGGTTGTCGAATTACATCGCTAATTCGGCAATTCTATCACTTGCCCAACTTTCAAACTTCCAATTTTTAATAAACGCACAGTGCCCGCCTTTCACTTGTAAATCAATACTCAACCACTTAGATTGGTGTAAATCATTAAGGTGTCCAGGTGGAATCATGGGGTCATCTTCAGAGGTAATAATCGTTGTCGGAATAGCCAACTGACTCAATCCATCATCAATAATCGAATAAGCCTCAAAATATTCGTCTCGACTTGTGAAGTGCGTATAACCATCAACAAAAAATAGATTCATTTCATCTAACGTTTTTAGTTTCTTTAATGCGTTACCGTAGCCTAATTTAGGATGGTGACGTAACTTCTTGATTAATGAACGCTTCCATTTAGCGACAAAGTATTGCTCATATAGTGGGAAGCCAGAACTTAACTCAGCCATTGTTGTGCGAGGATGCAGTACAGGGCAAATAGCGATGGCTTGATGCAGCTGAATACCTGCTGATTTAGCCATATTAGCCACCCGTAAACAGAAGTTACCGCCGAGTGAATAGCCACATAATACATTGTGCTTTCCACCAAACTCTGCGCATAGATACTTCACCGCTTCGGCGACTTCTTCTAACCGTGATGAGTTAAATAATTCAGTATTTAAGTGGTGCGTATCACCATGGTCACGGAAATTAAGACGAAACACATCGTAACCCGCATCCAGTAATTTCTGCCCGCTAGATAATACATACAGTGAGTCAGCGCAGCCTTCCCAACCATGAAGAATAATCGCGAGTCCTTTGAACGATGAGCTACCACTCACCTTTCGAGTAAGAAAACCTTCGAGTTTAACCCCTTGAGGCGTGGTGATAATATGCTGCACCGCTCGGTTTAACAGCTCCGCTGCACGACGCTTTTCCAAAATTTGTCTTGGGCCAGAACTCGATAACATTGATTGAAGATGATTATTACTCAGTCCCAAGGCGGGTTTAAATTTAGTCATTCTTTTCGCTTCGACCCCACTATCAAAAATGAACTCATT
Coding sequences within:
- a CDS encoding serine hydrolase; protein product: MFIDFGLKSLVHTSRYLRLGNTIHLPESLSAVTTINREEEVDPTTVGMTQDGVDEIWQSIEEIYKTATHPAISLCFRRQGKIILSRSIGYATGHKPNNKAEINARLMQPETPICYFSGSKAVTAFLIHLLNEDKLIDLHDPVSFHLPEFGQNGKEDISIHQVLSHRSGISVMPKTLDMSAIADKDEIWRQLCAKKVPATQTGSLAYHALSGGYVLERIINKVTGLSIQEFLDVRVRQPMNMKYFSYGLNETQAADLADNYATGIKAMYPVSYFIKRALGDSFERVAEVSNTPIFQQAVIPSANLMGTAEEMGRFYQMLLNNGVWEGKQICQPMTIRRMIREYGSLEFDRTLMIPMRYSAGLMLGANPVGIWGRNSGQAFGHLGLINKLLWADPDRDISVSLLNTGLPLVANNIPSLVNFMASINKHCSR
- a CDS encoding YheT family hydrolase, whose translation is MTKFKPALGLSNNHLQSMLSSSGPRQILEKRRAAELLNRAVQHIITTPQGVKLEGFLTRKVSGSSSFKGLAIILHGWEGCADSLYVLSSGQKLLDAGYDVFRLNFRDHGDTHHLNTELFNSSRLEEVAEAVKYLCAEFGGKHNVLCGYSLGGNFCLRVANMAKSAGIQLHQAIAICPVLHPRTTMAELSSGFPLYEQYFVAKWKRSLIKKLRHHPKLGYGNALKKLKTLDEMNLFFVDGYTHFTSRDEYFEAYSIIDDGLSQLAIPTTIITSEDDPMIPPGHLNDLHQSKWLSIDLQVKGGHCAFIKNWKFESWASDRIAELAM